The stretch of DNA GTCCGCCAGGAGCTCGAAGACGGCGGGGCTGGCCTCCTGGACGTCGTCCACCACGATCAGCTGCAGGCGCGCACGTTCCGCAGCAAGGAAATCCGGGGAATCCTGGAACACCTGGCGGGCGGCGGTGATGATGCCCGCAGGATCAAAGGCCTCAGGCATCCGCAGGTCAAGGACGTCGCGGTACTCCGCGTACAGAGCCGCGGCGGCCGTCCAGTCCGGCCTGCCGCACTGCCGGCCAAGGTCTGCGAGGTCTCCGGCGGTCAGGCCGGATTCGATGACGCGGTCGAAGAGCTGCCGCACCTCGTGGCGGAATCCGCGCGTCTCCAGCGCCCCGGCAAGATCCTCCGGCCAGGGCAATTCGAGTCCCGGCAGGCGGTGGCCTTCGAGGAGTTCTTTGATGATGAGGTCCTGCTCCGGTCCGGAGAGGAGCCGGGGCGGCCTGGCGAGGGGCAGCACACCCTCGGCTTTGGCCCGGCGGATCACATCGAAGGCGTAGGACGCCCAGGTCCGGGCGGGCGTAGTGCTGAGGCTTCTGTCCAGCCGGGCCGTGAACCGGTCCCGCAAGGAATCGGCAGCGAGCCTGCTGGGGGCCAGGATCAGCATCCGTTCCGGGTCCAGGCCGTCACGGAAAACCCGGGTGACGGCAGCTTCGATGAGGACAGTGGTTTTGCCCGTTCCGGGCGCGCCCGGCAGCAGGACAGGCCCGGACCCCTGCGCGACGTCAACGGCTGCCTGTTGATCCGGCGTCAGTGCCGGGGCGTCGGCGTTGAGGTGCCGCGGCGGCAGCAACCTGAGCCCCGCAAGGCCTGGCGCACCTTGGTGCCCTGCCTCGCGGGGCAAAGTGCCGTCGTCGTGCCTTGCTCCGGGCAAGGCATCAAAGCCGGCGCCAGGATCTTCCTGCTCGCGGTACTCATCAAGTGGACCTGTAAAAGGAACTGTTACTGTCACGCCGACATTCCATCATCAGCCACCGACAATTGCCGGAGCCCGCGCGCCAGCTCCGCCGCAATCGTGTCGATGTGCTCAAAGTCTCCATCCCCCGGCACCCACCGGGCGGCCGCCAGGTCCACGCGCCAGGAGCCCTCCCCCGTCCGCAGGTACGCCTCATGGGAGCCAAGGAGGGCGGTTCCCTCCTCGCGGTAGTGACGGAGAGCTTCCGCTTCATGCCCCTCGGGTGCGTGTCCGCTCGCCTTGAGGATCCGCCACCAGGGAACGCCGCTGCCATAGTGGCTCATGACCGAGCCAACCTGCCTGGGCCCGCCCGATCCCAGGAGTTCGGCGACGTCACCGTAGGAGACTGCGGATCCTGCCGGAACCAGCCCCACGATGGCCAGTACCGCCTCCACATACTCAATCCGCATCGATCCAATGTAGCCGCAGTGGCGCTCCCGGGAATTGTCGGTGGCCCCAGCTAGCGTTGAACCATGAGCACCTGGAACACCCTTCCCCGCGCAGCCTTCGACCTCGAAACCACAGGCCGCAATTCGCGTGCGGCCCGTATTGTCACCGCATCAGTCACAGTGGTGGACCACAAGGGCGACGTCATCACGGAGCACGAGTGGCTGGCGGACCCCGGCGTTGAAATTCCCACCGAAGCCAGCGACGTCCACGGCATCACCACGGAACAAGCCAGGCGTGAGGGCCGGCCTGCCCACGAGGTGACGCAGGAGCTCGCGGCCGTGCTGCAGGGCCTGTTCGACGAGGGCGTTCCCGTCATCGCCTTCAACGCCAGCTACGACTTCACGGTGCTCGCAGCCGAATCGGCCCGCTACGGGGTGCCCCAACTTACCCGGTTTCCGGTCCTGGACCCTTACATCATGAACAAGCAGGTGGACCGCTACCGCAAGGGCAAGCGCACCCTGACGGCCTTGTGCGACGAGTACGGTGTGGTGTTGGATAACGCCCACACGTCTGCCGCCGATGCCTTGGCCACCCTGCGGGTCCTGGACGCCATGGCCGGCAAGTTTCCCAAACTCAGCATGCCGGCCAGCCAACTGCACCAACTGCAGGTGGACTGGGCCGTGAGCCAGGCCGCTGATTTCCAGGACTATCTCCGCAAAACCAAGCCCGCAGCCGTCATCGAGGGCGACTGGCCGGTGCTTCCGCCGCAGGACGCCAGCACCGGAGGCTTCTAGCCGGGCCAGCCAATTTCCTCGGGAGATATCAGTCACATCGCTTAATAAGTGGGCTGATTTTTTGAGGGCTTGATTCGATAAGTCGGCAACAGGTCAGCGTCCTGGCCCGCCGATGGGACGGTTTCTCCGAAGTTAATTCGGAAGAATTGAGACCAGGAGCTTGGATCTTCACCTAACAGGTGCAAAAGTGCGAAGTGAGACAATAAAGTTTTGCGGTCACCCCTGCCCTGGCCTTGCTTGACCAGCACCGGGCAGGTGCCAGGCGCCACCAGCGCAGCCTTGCGGCCCGGTTGACTTATGACTCAATGAAAGTGACAACCTGATGAAAATCAAAGCGATGAAGTGGCTGACTACCGCTCCCGTGGCAATCGCCCTGGCGGTTTCCCTGGCAGCGTGCGGCTCAGGATCCGCCCAGCCCAGCGGCACCCCCACGGACGCCCTCGCCGGCAGCGACCAGCAGACGCTGGACAAATACACCACCGCCGATGTCACCCCGATCGACAAGATCGACAAGACGAAGCTTGGCCTCATCACCGAGGGCACGCTGCGCGTCGGTACGCTCTCTGACGCCCCGCCGAACATCTTTATTGACCCGTCCGGCAAGTTCACGGGCTACGACAACGAACTGCTCCGCGCAATCGGCGACAAGCTGGGCCTGAAGGTCGAGTTCGCTTCGACCGACTTCTCCGCCCTGCTGTCCCAGGTGGCGAACAAGCAGTTCGACGTCGGATCCTCCTCGATCTCCACCACGGATGCCCGTCGCAAGACGGTCGGCTTCACCAACGGCTATGACTTCGGCTACATGGCTGTGGTGACCAAGAACGATGCCAAGGTTGCCGGCTTCGCCGACCTCAAGGAAGGCGTCCGCATCGGCGTGGTCCAGGGCACCGTCCAGGACGACTACGTCACCAACACCCTGAAGCTGGAGCCGGTCCGCTTCCCGGACTACAACACCGTTTACGGCAATGTGAAGAACGGCCAGATCGACGCCTGGGTTGCCCCCTCCCAGCAGGCCACCGGCCAGGTCAAGGAAGGCGACAACACCAAGATCGCCGAGAAGGTTGTCAACACCCAGAACTTCACCGCCTACGCAGTGAACAAGGATAACCAGGCCCTCATCGACGCGCTCAACGCAGGGCTGGACGCAGTCATCGCGGACGGCACCTGGACCAGCCTCACCTCCGAGTGGTACAAGGACCGCCCCACGGTGGCAGAGCAGACCCCGCAGGGCTGGAAGCCGGGCAGCAAGGCCGTCCAGATCCCCGCCAAGTAACCCGGCGTTCCATGGATATCCTCAAGCAGCTGGCTGACACCTTCCTTGACTGGGAGGCAATGGGCGAAGTCATCCCAAAGATGTTCGCCGTCGGACTACCAAACACGCTCGTTCTGGCGGTCATCTCGGGCATCATCGGGACCTTGCTCGGGATGGCGCTTGCCCTGATGGGGATTTCCCGGAACGCAGCGGCGCGATGGATTGCACGCATCTACACGGACGTCCTGCGCGGACTTCCGCC from Pseudarthrobacter siccitolerans encodes:
- a CDS encoding MGMT family protein — translated: MRIEYVEAVLAIVGLVPAGSAVSYGDVAELLGSGGPRQVGSVMSHYGSGVPWWRILKASGHAPEGHEAEALRHYREEGTALLGSHEAYLRTGEGSWRVDLAAARWVPGDGDFEHIDTIAAELARGLRQLSVADDGMSA
- a CDS encoding 3'-5' exonuclease, which gives rise to MSTWNTLPRAAFDLETTGRNSRAARIVTASVTVVDHKGDVITEHEWLADPGVEIPTEASDVHGITTEQARREGRPAHEVTQELAAVLQGLFDEGVPVIAFNASYDFTVLAAESARYGVPQLTRFPVLDPYIMNKQVDRYRKGKRTLTALCDEYGVVLDNAHTSAADALATLRVLDAMAGKFPKLSMPASQLHQLQVDWAVSQAADFQDYLRKTKPAAVIEGDWPVLPPQDASTGGF
- a CDS encoding ABC transporter substrate-binding protein, whose translation is MKIKAMKWLTTAPVAIALAVSLAACGSGSAQPSGTPTDALAGSDQQTLDKYTTADVTPIDKIDKTKLGLITEGTLRVGTLSDAPPNIFIDPSGKFTGYDNELLRAIGDKLGLKVEFASTDFSALLSQVANKQFDVGSSSISTTDARRKTVGFTNGYDFGYMAVVTKNDAKVAGFADLKEGVRIGVVQGTVQDDYVTNTLKLEPVRFPDYNTVYGNVKNGQIDAWVAPSQQATGQVKEGDNTKIAEKVVNTQNFTAYAVNKDNQALIDALNAGLDAVIADGTWTSLTSEWYKDRPTVAEQTPQGWKPGSKAVQIPAK